One stretch of Pseudomonas azotoformans DNA includes these proteins:
- a CDS encoding fused MFS/spermidine synthase encodes MSSRTTHKVIERSTPSSLLIPALLLFISGGAALVYQVLWIKQLSLVVGVEVYAITTGISAFFAGLALGGWLFGRLADRFARPLLLYAGLEFLVAVLGVGATLALGVAAEPFAWLEQRLGLTAWTLPFALVGLPAMLMGGTLPVLVRSLGIDAKGLSRAGGRLYAANTAGAIAGTLLTAFVLIAQLGVRGSALVAAMLNLLAAVGALLAVRHQAPVAIAPTRTVQPARLALVLYAIAGGVALGYEVVWSQSIVQFMSTRTYAFAVVLATYLTGLLVGSQLMSRRVERLRDPWGVFGLLIAGAGLVALLEIALLGRWLVLLQTQAEALVLSLGGHELPGMSARFAVAALCIVFVPTVLLGAAFPVALRLSVGDRHVGRDVGAVVAFNTLGGIIGVMLCGFVLIPWLGLVRTLGLLAVIADGVGYLAVRRGHGVKKGRRQAVVALGLISLVIALLTPVDRLAKLLPGARNASLAFYQEGRGATVAVVTQGQGSRAFQRLYIQGVSNTGDAMPSLRYMRIQALLPLLVHNAEPKSALVIGFGTGITAGALLRYPGLEHRVVAELLPSVVQAAPLFKGNFNAAGDPAIDLRLRDGRQELLRNPQTYDLITLEPPPPSAAGVVNLYSQDFYQLAATRLEKHGLLAQWLPLPTQNIDDSRALVRSFLNVFPYASLWTSEFHEMLLVGSLEPITLDAERIRQRFEQPGVRSALAEVGIDSAATLLATWVTDRQGLERFAGEALPVTDDQPRIEYAPWVRSKEITRVLPALLDLRVPVPLINADAAFARTLAAEQQRLMQFYRASLHAYDGDRDAWGRDMREVLRGDGANPYFRWFGGN; translated from the coding sequence ATGTCTTCACGTACCACCCACAAAGTCATCGAGCGAAGCACGCCCTCATCCTTGTTGATCCCCGCCCTCCTGCTGTTCATCTCCGGTGGCGCAGCGCTGGTGTATCAGGTGCTGTGGATCAAGCAACTGTCCCTGGTAGTCGGCGTGGAGGTGTATGCGATCACCACCGGTATCAGCGCATTTTTTGCCGGGCTGGCGTTGGGCGGCTGGCTGTTCGGACGTTTGGCGGATCGCTTTGCGCGGCCGCTGCTGTTGTATGCAGGACTGGAATTTCTGGTCGCCGTGCTGGGGGTTGGCGCGACGCTGGCCCTGGGCGTGGCGGCCGAGCCGTTTGCCTGGCTGGAACAACGCCTCGGCCTCACGGCCTGGACACTGCCGTTTGCCCTGGTGGGCCTGCCGGCGATGTTGATGGGCGGCACACTGCCGGTGCTGGTGCGCTCGTTGGGCATCGATGCCAAGGGCTTGAGCCGGGCCGGTGGACGGCTGTACGCGGCGAACACGGCCGGGGCGATTGCCGGGACGCTGCTGACCGCGTTTGTCTTGATTGCGCAACTGGGCGTGCGTGGCAGTGCGTTGGTTGCCGCGATGCTGAACCTGCTGGCTGCTGTGGGTGCGTTGCTGGCGGTGCGTCATCAAGCGCCCGTAGCGATAGCGCCGACACGCACCGTGCAACCGGCGCGGCTGGCGTTGGTGCTGTACGCCATCGCCGGTGGCGTGGCGCTGGGCTATGAAGTGGTGTGGTCGCAGTCCATCGTGCAGTTCATGAGCACGCGCACCTATGCGTTTGCCGTGGTACTCGCCACCTACCTCACCGGTTTGTTGGTTGGCAGCCAACTGATGTCGCGCCGGGTAGAACGCCTGCGTGATCCCTGGGGCGTGTTCGGCTTGCTGATCGCGGGAGCGGGCCTGGTCGCGTTGTTGGAGATCGCCCTGCTGGGGCGTTGGCTGGTGTTGCTGCAAACCCAGGCTGAAGCACTGGTGCTGAGCCTGGGCGGCCATGAGCTGCCGGGGATGAGCGCGCGGTTTGCCGTGGCGGCGCTGTGCATCGTGTTCGTGCCGACGGTGTTGCTGGGCGCGGCGTTTCCCGTGGCGTTGCGCCTGAGCGTGGGCGATCGGCATGTCGGCCGCGACGTGGGCGCGGTGGTGGCCTTCAATACCTTGGGCGGGATCATCGGGGTGATGCTGTGCGGGTTTGTGCTGATTCCCTGGTTGGGGTTGGTGCGGACATTGGGATTGCTTGCTGTGATCGCAGATGGCGTGGGGTATTTAGCCGTGCGCCGTGGGCACGGGGTGAAAAAAGGTCGGCGGCAGGCGGTAGTCGCCTTGGGCTTGATCTCGCTGGTGATAGCACTGTTGACCCCGGTGGATCGCCTGGCAAAATTGCTGCCCGGTGCGCGTAACGCCAGCCTCGCGTTTTATCAGGAAGGCCGTGGTGCGACGGTCGCAGTTGTTACCCAAGGCCAGGGTTCACGGGCCTTTCAACGTTTGTATATCCAGGGCGTATCCAATACCGGCGACGCCATGCCGTCATTGCGCTATATGCGCATCCAGGCGCTATTGCCGCTGCTGGTTCACAACGCCGAGCCGAAATCCGCCCTGGTGATCGGCTTTGGCACCGGCATTACGGCCGGTGCGTTATTGCGCTATCCAGGCCTGGAACATCGCGTGGTCGCTGAACTATTGCCATCCGTGGTACAAGCCGCGCCCCTGTTCAAAGGCAACTTCAACGCCGCCGGCGATCCAGCCATCGACCTGCGCCTGCGCGACGGTCGCCAGGAACTGCTGCGCAACCCGCAAACCTATGACCTGATCACCCTGGAACCGCCACCACCCTCCGCCGCCGGTGTAGTGAACCTGTATTCCCAGGATTTCTACCAACTGGCGGCCACACGTCTTGAGAAACACGGCCTGCTCGCCCAATGGCTGCCGCTGCCGACCCAGAACATCGACGACTCCCGCGCCCTGGTGCGCAGCTTCCTCAATGTATTCCCCTACGCGTCGCTGTGGACCAGCGAGTTCCACGAAATGCTGCTGGTGGGCTCCCTTGAGCCGATCACACTGGATGCCGAACGCATTCGCCAGCGCTTTGAACAGCCTGGCGTGCGCAGCGCCCTGGCAGAGGTGGGGATCGATTCGGCGGCAACCCTGCTGGCGACCTGGGTCACCGATCGCCAGGGCCTTGAGCGTTTTGCCGGGGAGGCGCTGCCGGTCACCGACGACCAACCGCGTATCGAATACGCGCCGTGGGTACGCAGCAAGGAAATCACCCGGGTCCTGCCAGCCTTGCTCGACCTGCGGGTGCCTGTGCCGTTGATCAACGCCGATGCGGCCTTTGCCCGTACGCTGGCCGCCGAACAGCAGCGCCTGATGCAGTTCTACCGTGCCAGCCTGCATGCCTATGACGGTGACCGCGATGCCTGGGGACGGGATATGCGCGAGGTGTTGCGTGGGGACGGGGCCAACCCGTATTTCCGATGGTTTGGCGGCAACTGA
- a CDS encoding DUF3313 domain-containing protein — protein sequence MKLRLMISTLCVASVAMAGCASKVTQPDEYSGFLSDYSQLKQAKSPSGADVMRWVDPKLDLSRYHAVFVEPTQFYPKPQATAKIPESTLNGINTYYNQALKRELEKSMPLANAPGPGVIVVRAAITAVSSKTEGLAPYEYIPVALVVAAVSTGTGHRDQETTLGTEAQFLDGASGKVLAQVVRKGTGKPLSNESQVMKADDVKSVIDGWASDLHQSYVKLKH from the coding sequence ATGAAGCTAAGGCTAATGATCAGCACACTGTGCGTTGCCTCAGTGGCAATGGCCGGCTGTGCCAGCAAGGTGACTCAACCGGACGAGTACTCCGGCTTTCTCTCGGACTACAGTCAGCTCAAGCAAGCCAAGTCACCCTCGGGTGCCGACGTGATGCGCTGGGTCGACCCCAAGCTGGATCTGAGCCGCTACCACGCGGTGTTCGTCGAGCCGACCCAGTTCTATCCCAAGCCACAGGCCACCGCAAAAATCCCCGAAAGCACCCTCAATGGCATCAACACCTACTACAACCAGGCGCTCAAGCGTGAGCTGGAAAAATCCATGCCCCTGGCGAATGCGCCGGGTCCTGGCGTGATTGTGGTACGTGCGGCGATCACCGCTGTGAGCAGCAAGACCGAAGGCCTCGCCCCGTACGAGTACATCCCGGTAGCGTTGGTCGTCGCGGCAGTGAGTACCGGCACTGGCCACCGTGATCAGGAAACCACCCTGGGCACCGAGGCGCAGTTCCTCGATGGCGCCAGTGGCAAGGTACTCGCCCAAGTGGTGCGCAAAGGCACCGGCAAGCCACTGTCCAACGAGTCGCAGGTGATGAAGGCCGACGACGTGAAAAGCGTGATCGATGGCTGGGCGTCGGACCTGCATCAGTCTTATGTGAAGCTGAAACACTAG